One genomic segment of Paenibacillus sp. FSL H8-0332 includes these proteins:
- a CDS encoding helix-turn-helix domain-containing protein, whose protein sequence is MEQLTGKRTGIKQLGRQHSASLFGIATDKDQEPPVLHEGYLWVPLYENDGRVTAVWVETEGLSPLELQLVNYAGRNFAVALKATGFKEEGEMEARQLSGWLNAQLEQEKDDAEIPDEISLKGRLFGDMIPFMLVSENVHNPQMTYRSLMKLLRSYFENDVLLVPLLDKEWLILARKELLTGGDDKEDEEESEEDLLSQTSMGLHELIASEWVGVFHLAVSPAIVPVKGLTGAVALLRETIILGRIFQVGDYIHLPWELHMERLVNSIPDDRRRQLLGQIGDYTAVLADKEMLLTLETFFEMDCNVSETAKKLYIHRNTLLYRLDKIKQETGADVRSFGDAAIVKLAMLLYKVTKRK, encoded by the coding sequence TTGGAGCAACTCACCGGAAAGAGAACCGGAATCAAGCAGCTGGGGAGACAGCATTCCGCTTCACTTTTTGGTATAGCTACGGATAAGGATCAGGAACCGCCAGTCCTTCATGAGGGTTACCTATGGGTTCCCCTATATGAGAATGATGGCCGTGTTACAGCAGTGTGGGTAGAGACAGAGGGGCTGTCGCCACTGGAGCTGCAGCTGGTGAATTATGCCGGACGCAATTTCGCGGTAGCACTGAAGGCAACCGGGTTCAAAGAAGAAGGAGAGATGGAGGCGCGGCAGCTTAGCGGCTGGCTGAACGCACAACTGGAGCAGGAGAAGGACGACGCAGAGATTCCGGATGAAATCTCGCTGAAGGGCCGGCTGTTCGGGGATATGATTCCCTTCATGCTGGTAAGTGAGAATGTTCATAATCCGCAAATGACGTATCGTTCGTTAATGAAGCTGCTGCGTAGTTATTTTGAGAATGATGTGCTGCTAGTTCCCTTGCTGGATAAGGAATGGCTAATTTTGGCCCGCAAGGAACTCCTCACAGGCGGAGATGATAAAGAGGATGAGGAAGAAAGTGAGGAGGATCTGCTGTCACAGACTTCTATGGGGCTGCATGAACTGATTGCCAGCGAGTGGGTTGGTGTCTTTCATCTGGCGGTCTCGCCGGCCATTGTTCCGGTCAAAGGGTTGACAGGAGCGGTAGCCTTGCTGCGGGAGACCATTATTCTGGGGCGGATCTTCCAGGTAGGCGATTATATCCATCTGCCGTGGGAGCTTCATATGGAGCGGCTGGTTAACAGTATTCCTGATGACCGGCGGAGACAGCTGCTGGGCCAGATCGGCGATTACACGGCAGTACTGGCGGATAAGGAAATGCTGCTGACGCTGGAGACTTTTTTTGAAATGGACTGCAATGTCAGTGAAACCGCCAAGAAGCTGTATATCCACCGGAACACACTGCTCTACAGGCTGGACAAAATCAAACAGGAGACCGGTGCCGATGTCCGCAGCTTTGGGGATGCCGCAATTGTGAAGTTGGCGATGTTATTGTATAAAGTGACGAAAAGAAAATAG
- the lgt gene encoding prolipoprotein diacylglyceryl transferase has translation MFYSLAIDPIVFSIGTLPVHWYGLILGLGALTGLFLCIQEGKRFNIPQEFFMDMLLLGLPSAIIGARLYFVAFKWEDYKDNLLDIFKVWNGGIAIYGALIGAIICGIIYFRYKGYPFWRIVDICAPGLLAGQMIGRWGNFINQEAYGGVVEESFLRDKLHLPDFIVNQMYIGDAFHHPTFLYESLWSLLGILLLMVLRRQKFVRAGEIFMSYFIWYSIGRFFIEALRTDSLAFDGSSGVAAFINGLWSPMKWMGFEQGYLDPAYGNIRISQLLALFIIIAAVALIIVRRVSGQPKDHYLDPIISTKQAAADAVVPESAANTPQKPVQPVEDPPEDKETKE, from the coding sequence ATGTTTTATTCACTAGCGATTGACCCGATTGTCTTCTCAATTGGAACACTGCCGGTTCACTGGTATGGCCTGATCCTGGGTCTTGGCGCACTTACCGGGCTATTCCTATGTATTCAAGAAGGCAAACGCTTCAACATTCCACAGGAGTTCTTCATGGATATGCTGCTGCTGGGCTTGCCATCGGCTATTATTGGGGCGCGGCTATACTTCGTAGCTTTCAAGTGGGAAGACTATAAGGATAACCTGCTCGATATTTTCAAGGTCTGGAATGGCGGTATTGCAATTTATGGCGCCCTGATCGGCGCGATTATCTGCGGGATTATTTATTTCCGCTATAAGGGCTACCCGTTCTGGCGTATCGTGGATATCTGTGCTCCCGGACTGCTTGCCGGTCAGATGATCGGGCGCTGGGGGAATTTCATCAACCAGGAAGCCTATGGCGGTGTTGTAGAGGAATCGTTCCTGCGGGATAAGCTGCATTTGCCGGACTTTATCGTAAATCAAATGTACATAGGGGATGCTTTTCACCATCCGACCTTCCTGTACGAATCCCTCTGGAGTCTGCTGGGCATTCTGCTCCTCATGGTACTGCGCCGCCAGAAATTCGTACGTGCCGGAGAAATCTTCATGTCTTACTTCATCTGGTACTCCATCGGCCGCTTCTTCATTGAAGCTCTGCGTACGGACAGCCTTGCCTTTGACGGCAGCAGCGGTGTGGCAGCCTTCATTAACGGGCTATGGAGTCCGATGAAGTGGATGGGCTTCGAGCAAGGATATCTTGACCCGGCTTACGGGAATATCCGTATCTCTCAGCTGCTGGCGCTATTCATCATTATTGCTGCCGTTGCCTTGATTATTGTACGGCGGGTAAGTGGTCAGCCGAAGGATCATTATTTGGACCCGATCATCAGCACCAAACAGGCGGCAGCAGATGCAGTGGTTCCAGAGAGTGCTGCTAATACGCCTCAGAAGCCTGTTCAGCCGGTGGAAGATCCCCCTGAAGATAAGGAAACAAAGGAGTAA
- a CDS encoding acyltransferase family protein gives MAQKERIPQLDIFRAIAIFAVIAIHATSRTLAETLGTSMFPPFLFINKFSQFAVPSFIFLSGFVLFYNYIDRPLGGKVLAKFYSRRLIYIIVPYLVFTVLYFGLKMTSGHTWGLPLQELGGKFFKYLWTGTAYTHLYYIIIIIQFYLLFPLILWCLQKVRPLAAWAPVIGLALQWGFVLLNKYMVNHGYWKLSKGSLAITYFSYFLLGAAIAIYYSSLKKWLVPSREGWRSGKGTTWVVLWLLWAAAGIGHVVLWYNNYTKKTIINSLWYEGFSNLHALLSCLVLFQLSFLLYGAGRSVLSRLLLSAGACSFGIYLLHPLLLFMYRKLPFHGGSLAYTAAIAGGWLVALLGSGWWLRLPSVM, from the coding sequence ATGGCTCAAAAGGAAAGAATCCCGCAGCTTGATATTTTTCGGGCAATTGCTATTTTTGCGGTGATCGCAATTCATGCCACTTCACGCACGTTAGCAGAGACATTGGGCACTTCAATGTTCCCCCCGTTTCTGTTCATTAACAAGTTCAGCCAATTTGCGGTGCCTTCCTTTATATTTTTGAGCGGATTCGTCCTGTTCTACAATTATATTGACCGTCCGCTGGGCGGGAAGGTGCTGGCCAAATTCTACAGCCGCAGGCTGATCTATATCATTGTGCCTTATCTTGTGTTTACGGTGCTGTATTTTGGACTCAAAATGACTTCCGGGCATACCTGGGGGCTGCCTCTTCAGGAGCTGGGAGGGAAGTTCTTCAAGTATCTATGGACGGGTACGGCGTATACACATCTATACTATATCATCATTATTATCCAGTTCTATCTGCTGTTCCCGCTGATACTCTGGTGTCTGCAGAAAGTCCGGCCTCTCGCGGCTTGGGCTCCGGTGATCGGGCTTGCGCTACAGTGGGGCTTCGTGCTGCTTAACAAATATATGGTGAACCACGGGTATTGGAAGCTGTCCAAGGGTAGTCTGGCCATTACGTATTTCTCGTATTTCCTGCTCGGTGCGGCGATTGCCATCTACTACAGCTCTTTGAAAAAGTGGCTGGTTCCCTCCCGCGAAGGCTGGCGCTCCGGTAAAGGGACAACCTGGGTGGTACTGTGGCTGTTATGGGCGGCTGCAGGAATTGGGCATGTGGTATTGTGGTATAACAACTATACGAAGAAAACAATAATCAATAGTCTATGGTACGAAGGGTTCTCGAATCTGCATGCCTTGCTCTCTTGTCTGGTACTGTTTCAGCTGTCCTTCCTGCTGTACGGGGCAGGACGCAGCGTGTTGAGCAGACTGCTGCTCTCGGCCGGGGCCTGCTCCTTCGGTATCTACCTGCTCCATCCGCTGCTGCTGTTCATGTACCGGAAGCTGCCGTTCCACGGCGGATCGCTGGCCTATACGGCGGCAATAGCGGGCGGCTGGCTGGTGGCCCTCCTGGGCTCTGGCTGGTGGTTGCGCTTGCCTTCCGTTATGTGA
- a CDS encoding acyltransferase, translating into MRKVTRYPIEGHNSLWHIYRTVSPWKGVRNFIFIQIARYCPVLPLKNWIYRRVLGMKVGKHTAFGLMAMVDVFFPEKISIGENTVIGYNTTILAHEYLIKEYRLGEVIIGENVMIGANTTILPGVTIGDGATVAAGSVVHKDVAAGSFVGGNPLRELRKQEE; encoded by the coding sequence GTGAGAAAGGTAACCCGTTATCCAATCGAGGGGCATAATTCGCTCTGGCATATTTACCGCACGGTTAGCCCGTGGAAGGGTGTGCGCAATTTTATTTTTATCCAGATTGCCCGCTATTGCCCGGTTCTGCCGCTCAAGAACTGGATTTATCGCCGGGTGCTCGGGATGAAGGTAGGCAAGCATACTGCGTTTGGGCTTATGGCGATGGTAGATGTTTTTTTTCCAGAGAAAATCTCTATCGGAGAGAACACTGTTATCGGCTATAACACCACGATCCTGGCCCATGAATACCTCATCAAGGAGTACCGGCTGGGTGAAGTCATTATCGGCGAGAATGTAATGATTGGGGCTAACACGACCATTCTTCCCGGGGTTACGATTGGGGATGGGGCTACGGTTGCGGCGGGGTCGGTGGTTCACAAGGATGTTGCTGCCGGTTCATTCGTCGGTGGGAATCCGCTGCGTGAACTGCGTAAACAGGAGGAATGA
- the ppaX gene encoding pyrophosphatase PpaX yields the protein MIECVLFDLDGTIVNTNELIISSFMHALKENNLPVLTREQIIPMMGTTLQQQLGAFSGLEAKDISVLERSYRSYNNAHHDELVRSFPHVNETMEELLRRGIRLGIVTTKIRPTTLKALEMFDLLKYMETIVTVNDVTHPKPHPEPVLTAVANLGVDPAKTLMVGDSAVDIQSAKAAGVRVAAVAWSLKGEDVLRTYESDYIIHEMKDLYTIVEQEIMQP from the coding sequence ATGATAGAATGCGTGTTATTTGATCTGGACGGAACGATTGTGAATACGAATGAGCTGATCATTAGCTCGTTTATGCATGCGCTGAAGGAGAATAACCTGCCGGTGCTGACCCGGGAGCAGATCATTCCCATGATGGGAACTACACTTCAGCAGCAGCTAGGTGCGTTCTCCGGCCTGGAGGCGAAGGATATAAGCGTGCTGGAGCGGTCTTACCGTTCGTATAACAATGCCCATCACGATGAGCTGGTCCGCTCTTTTCCCCATGTGAATGAGACGATGGAGGAGCTGCTGCGCCGGGGAATCCGGCTTGGGATTGTGACCACGAAGATCCGGCCTACCACGCTCAAGGCGCTGGAGATGTTCGATCTGCTGAAATATATGGAGACGATTGTTACAGTGAATGATGTGACTCATCCGAAGCCGCACCCGGAGCCGGTACTCACGGCAGTTGCCAATCTGGGTGTTGATCCGGCCAAGACACTGATGGTAGGCGACAGCGCTGTCGATATTCAGTCTGCCAAGGCAGCAGGAGTGCGTGTAGCAGCAGTGGCCTGGTCGCTTAAGGGTGAGGATGTGCTGCGGACCTATGAATCGGATTACATCATCCATGAGATGAAGGATTTATATACTATTGTGGAGCAGGAGATCATGCAGCCGTGA
- the ugpC gene encoding sn-glycerol-3-phosphate ABC transporter ATP-binding protein UgpC produces MAGVRLEHIFKKYPGSDKATVIDINLDIKDKEFLVLVGPSGCGKSTTLRMIAGLEEISEGKMYIGDRVVNDVAPKDRDIAMVFQSYALYPHMSVYQNMAFGLKLRKVKKEEIDKKVREAARILDIEHLLERKPKALSGGQRQRVALGRAIVRDPQVFLMDEPLSNLDAKLRGQMRAEITKLVKRLETTCIYVTHDQTEAMTMGDRIVVMYDGIIQQAASPEELYNEPTNLFVAGFIGSPTMNFINGTLSEVSGAVRFRAENLDVEVPGGKATILRNKGFIGKDVIMGVRPEDIHEEPVFLEASPNTIFTSMVDVTENLGHEMLLYLSGLGNNTVIARVDGRSTTREGSKPRLAIDMNKVHIFDKESELNILLG; encoded by the coding sequence ATGGCAGGCGTACGTTTAGAGCATATTTTCAAAAAATACCCGGGTTCCGATAAAGCAACAGTAATCGATATCAATCTTGATATTAAAGATAAGGAATTCCTCGTACTGGTTGGACCTTCCGGTTGCGGTAAATCCACAACCCTGCGTATGATCGCTGGTCTGGAAGAAATCTCTGAAGGCAAAATGTACATTGGTGACCGTGTAGTGAATGACGTTGCTCCTAAAGACCGTGATATCGCGATGGTATTCCAATCCTACGCCTTGTACCCGCACATGAGTGTATATCAGAACATGGCTTTCGGTCTGAAACTGCGCAAAGTGAAGAAAGAAGAAATCGACAAGAAAGTGCGCGAAGCAGCCAGAATCCTGGATATCGAGCATTTGCTGGAACGCAAACCTAAGGCACTGTCCGGTGGTCAACGTCAGCGTGTCGCTCTAGGCCGCGCAATTGTCCGTGATCCACAAGTCTTCTTGATGGATGAGCCTCTTTCCAACTTGGATGCTAAACTTCGTGGTCAGATGCGTGCTGAAATCACTAAGCTGGTGAAACGCCTTGAAACCACTTGTATCTATGTAACGCATGACCAGACAGAAGCTATGACAATGGGTGACCGTATCGTAGTTATGTACGATGGTATCATCCAGCAGGCTGCTTCCCCTGAAGAACTGTACAATGAGCCTACGAACCTGTTCGTAGCCGGATTTATCGGTTCCCCTACAATGAACTTTATCAATGGTACACTTTCCGAAGTGAGCGGCGCTGTCCGCTTCCGTGCAGAGAACCTTGATGTTGAAGTTCCAGGCGGCAAAGCAACAATCCTGCGTAACAAAGGCTTCATCGGTAAAGATGTAATCATGGGCGTTCGTCCAGAAGATATCCATGAAGAGCCAGTGTTCCTGGAAGCTTCCCCTAACACAATCTTCACTTCGATGGTTGATGTTACTGAAAACCTTGGTCATGAAATGCTCCTCTACTTGAGCGGTCTTGGCAATAACACTGTAATTGCACGTGTAGATGGACGTTCCACTACCCGTGAAGGCAGCAAGCCTAGATTGGCAATTGACATGAATAAGGTCCACATCTTCGATAAAGAATCCGAACTTAACATTCTGCTGGGCTAA